Proteins from a single region of Campylobacter concisus:
- a CDS encoding FecCD family ABC transporter permease, giving the protein MKKYLFLSLFPAFAVVFSLLAGRISLEGLIDYYQNDKETLYALIFDLRLPRLIAAFLIGASLSAAGVIFQAMFANPLVSPNILGVGSGAGFGAVVCILAFGSPLATQIGAFIFGFLAVMIAYVLGVLANKNSKLMLVLAGIITGAIFEALISVVKYVADTQEKLPSIVYWLMGSLSAISWSDVAALAPVCVSGLVLLSLMGWKLNILSLGGEHASILGESKFLGFIFIVLATLITAVSVAIAGIIGWVGLLMPHVTRLIYGSDNSRLVPISAILGGIFLMLTDVVARSVSSAEIPLSILTALIGAPMIGVIIVKKGKRWS; this is encoded by the coding sequence ATGAAAAAATATCTGTTTTTATCGCTTTTTCCAGCCTTTGCGGTCGTTTTTTCGCTGCTTGCGGGTAGGATTTCGCTTGAGGGGCTAATTGACTATTATCAAAACGACAAAGAGACGCTTTACGCTTTGATATTTGACCTGCGCTTGCCTAGGCTGATAGCGGCATTTTTGATAGGCGCTAGCCTTAGCGCGGCGGGCGTGATATTTCAGGCGATGTTTGCAAATCCTTTGGTAAGCCCGAATATCCTGGGCGTAGGCAGTGGGGCGGGATTTGGCGCGGTAGTTTGCATTTTAGCCTTCGGTAGTCCCTTAGCCACGCAAATAGGCGCTTTTATTTTCGGCTTTTTAGCCGTCATGATAGCTTACGTCCTAGGCGTTTTGGCAAACAAAAACTCAAAGCTCATGCTGGTGCTTGCAGGCATTATCACGGGCGCTATCTTTGAGGCGCTGATTTCGGTTGTCAAATACGTCGCCGACACGCAAGAAAAGCTACCTAGCATCGTATATTGGCTAATGGGAAGCTTAAGCGCCATATCTTGGAGCGACGTGGCAGCGCTTGCTCCCGTTTGCGTTAGCGGGCTTGTGCTTCTTAGCCTAATGGGCTGGAAGCTAAACATTTTATCCCTAGGCGGCGAACATGCAAGCATTTTGGGCGAGAGTAAATTTTTAGGCTTTATCTTTATCGTACTTGCTACGCTGATAACGGCCGTAAGCGTAGCGATAGCGGGTATCATCGGCTGGGTAGGGCTTTTGATGCCGCATGTTACGAGGCTGATTTACGGCTCCGATAACTCGCGGCTAGTTCCGATTTCGGCGATTTTAGGCGGTATATTTTTGATGCTAACCGACGTTGTGGCTAGAAGCGTGAGCTCGGCTGAAATCCCGCTAAGTATCCTAACCGCGCTTATAGGCGCTCCGATGATCGGCGTCATCATCGTTAAAAAGGGCAAAAGATGGTCTTAA
- a CDS encoding TonB-dependent receptor: MQRKIALSLVLVGVLAAAQDEVGLKSLEGVTVTAQRSSQSVDEISKSVSVVDKETIERKLGKSVPELISEAPGVSIVNEGMDSGTVNVRGFSSSDYRVPMFVDGLRFRGRPAFEYSIFTPDQIERIEIIRGPASTLYGTDAFGGIVNLVTKRASGDVHGDWALSDTYLSTQYQSANKGVQNRLQLGVVGHGFDALLGLNYKHGKDYDTPAGKIPNTRYNYRSLDFKGGYSFADFHRLELVTRYTESQRGVVGTAVGAPGTANKKGFQKYIKEAPLREKYVALNYEGNINDKFILDSSLYYRELYTHLNIRPYIGSFSPRQVDNYVNGPKVYGGKFIGKFVGDNLTQTYGVDFYYEDWDSVYQSVNNGPRFRNRLRTKQLDVAGFGLLEYAFSNDAILSANLRYDRIKTSFDMDSSMSPAVRALYENANDRKDGRASYGLGLIYPIAQGLEFIGNFSTSFRAPMSGEVAPILTFSGSEAYLPNPDLNIEKGVTYEAGLRYTDKALRSNLIFYTGDYKDLIVERNWQSGGVTYYQSQNVNRAKISGAEFDLAYKILSNLEFKTNLAYTRGKNKQTGKPLPEIAPLSGRVAVSYSPEFLANSYIEYSGDWAARKTRIDDSVERERAGYFVHNLYFGKSLGKLGFLKDFSLNFGVENIFDKEYAPSLSYELISQPRSASNPLINPGRNFKLGFKASF, translated from the coding sequence ATGCAGAGAAAAATCGCGCTTAGCCTCGTTTTGGTCGGCGTTTTGGCTGCCGCGCAAGACGAAGTAGGGCTAAAATCGCTAGAAGGCGTAACCGTCACGGCGCAAAGATCGTCTCAAAGCGTAGACGAGATAAGCAAAAGCGTCTCGGTAGTAGATAAAGAGACGATAGAAAGAAAGCTTGGCAAAAGCGTACCGGAGCTAATCAGCGAGGCGCCGGGGGTTTCAATCGTAAACGAAGGCATGGACTCGGGTACCGTAAACGTGCGAGGTTTTAGTTCGTCTGATTACCGCGTGCCAATGTTCGTAGACGGACTTAGATTTAGAGGTAGGCCGGCGTTTGAGTATTCGATATTTACGCCCGATCAAATCGAAAGGATAGAGATAATAAGAGGCCCCGCTAGCACGCTTTACGGTACAGATGCCTTTGGTGGCATAGTAAATTTAGTCACCAAAAGAGCTAGCGGAGACGTGCACGGCGACTGGGCGCTATCTGATACGTATCTAAGCACCCAGTATCAAAGCGCGAACAAAGGCGTGCAAAACCGCTTACAACTCGGCGTAGTCGGACACGGGTTTGACGCTTTGCTGGGCTTAAACTACAAGCACGGCAAGGACTACGACACTCCTGCGGGTAAAATCCCAAATACAAGGTATAACTACCGAAGCCTTGATTTTAAAGGCGGATATAGCTTTGCCGATTTTCACAGGCTTGAGCTCGTAACTAGATACACAGAGTCGCAGCGCGGCGTAGTCGGTACGGCGGTCGGTGCTCCCGGAACGGCGAATAAAAAAGGCTTTCAAAAATACATAAAAGAAGCGCCTCTTAGAGAAAAATACGTAGCGCTAAACTACGAAGGCAACATAAACGACAAATTTATATTAGATTCTAGCTTGTATTACAGAGAGCTTTATACGCACCTAAATATAAGGCCCTACATCGGCTCGTTTTCGCCTAGGCAAGTCGATAACTACGTAAACGGACCGAAGGTCTACGGCGGTAAATTTATCGGTAAATTCGTAGGCGACAACCTAACCCAAACCTACGGCGTAGATTTTTATTACGAGGACTGGGATAGCGTGTATCAAAGCGTAAATAACGGCCCTAGATTTCGCAATAGGCTAAGAACCAAACAGCTTGACGTCGCCGGGTTTGGATTGCTTGAATACGCGTTTAGCAACGACGCGATTTTAAGCGCAAATTTACGCTACGACCGCATAAAAACGTCCTTTGATATGGATAGCTCGATGAGTCCCGCCGTAAGAGCGCTATACGAAAACGCCAACGATAGAAAAGACGGCAGAGCCAGCTACGGCCTGGGACTTATTTATCCTATCGCCCAGGGGCTTGAGTTCATAGGAAATTTCTCGACTTCGTTTAGGGCTCCTATGAGCGGCGAGGTTGCTCCGATACTTACGTTTTCAGGCAGCGAGGCGTATCTACCGAACCCTGATCTAAATATCGAAAAAGGCGTTACCTACGAGGCCGGACTTCGCTATACGGATAAAGCGCTTAGATCAAATTTGATATTTTACACGGGAGATTATAAAGACCTGATAGTCGAGCGAAACTGGCAAAGCGGCGGCGTGACCTACTATCAATCGCAAAACGTAAATAGAGCCAAGATAAGCGGAGCGGAATTTGACCTCGCTTATAAAATTTTATCAAATTTGGAGTTTAAAACAAATCTCGCCTACACGCGCGGCAAAAACAAGCAAACCGGCAAACCGCTTCCGGAGATCGCTCCGCTTAGTGGACGCGTAGCCGTTTCTTATTCGCCGGAGTTTTTGGCAAATTCTTACATAGAGTATAGCGGCGACTGGGCGGCGAGAAAGACGCGTATAGATGATAGCGTAGAGCGCGAGCGAGCGGGATATTTCGTACATAACCTATACTTTGGCAAGAGCCTTGGCAAACTAGGCTTCTTAAAAGATTTTAGCCTAAATTTCGGCGTCGAAAATATCTTTGACAAAGAATACGCTCCAAGCCTAAGCTACGAGCTAATCAGCCAGCCTAGAAGCGCTAGCAACCCGCTAATAAATCCGGGTAGAAATTTCAAACTAGGCTTTAAGGCTAGCTTTTAA
- a CDS encoding ABC transporter substrate-binding protein — MKKIISALLLLAATLGALEFTDQNGNKLHFDRSVKSVALFPVPLASFSLSVENNVSRLASVHPMAKKNIERGMLGKMIKGAASIPAGGIGEDFTPNIEELLKLSPDLVVQWGMRGEKIIEPLQKVGLNVALVNLSGTEEDPLFWFGMLGKIYEKEQKAEQILQNRAEVRAKIENFVKGLSKKPKVLFIFGRDKSYEAAGGGTYFDYEIKLSGGVNAANFGGFRILNKEEILTQNPDVILLSNFDELTPRDFFNDKILKNVKAVKQKAVYKMPLGGDMWEPPTGESHLGWAWFSVLFSGQAHINLKDEMKKSYKLLYGYDLNGDEIAKILRFDLNGESKFYELFR, encoded by the coding sequence TTGAAAAAAATCATATCCGCTTTATTGCTGCTGGCAGCGACGCTGGGCGCGCTTGAATTTACCGATCAAAACGGCAATAAACTCCACTTCGACCGCTCCGTTAAGAGCGTAGCGCTGTTTCCGGTGCCGCTAGCTTCGTTTTCCCTTAGCGTCGAAAACAACGTATCTCGCCTAGCCTCCGTCCATCCGATGGCTAAGAAAAATATCGAGCGCGGAATGCTCGGAAAAATGATAAAAGGCGCGGCTAGTATCCCCGCAGGCGGTATAGGAGAGGATTTTACTCCAAATATCGAGGAGCTGCTAAAACTATCTCCGGATCTTGTCGTGCAGTGGGGCATGAGAGGCGAAAAGATCATCGAGCCGCTGCAAAAAGTAGGGCTAAACGTAGCTTTGGTAAATTTAAGCGGCACGGAAGAAGATCCGCTTTTTTGGTTTGGGATGCTGGGTAAAATTTACGAAAAAGAGCAAAAGGCGGAGCAAATTTTACAAAATAGAGCCGAGGTAAGAGCTAAGATCGAAAATTTCGTAAAAGGGCTTAGCAAAAAACCGAAGGTTCTTTTTATATTCGGCCGAGATAAAAGCTACGAGGCAGCCGGCGGCGGGACGTATTTTGACTACGAGATAAAGCTAAGCGGCGGAGTAAATGCGGCGAATTTCGGGGGATTTAGAATTTTAAATAAAGAAGAAATTCTCACGCAAAATCCGGACGTTATCTTGCTTAGCAACTTTGACGAGCTAACTCCGCGGGACTTTTTTAACGACAAAATTTTAAAAAACGTAAAAGCAGTCAAGCAAAAAGCCGTCTACAAAATGCCTCTGGGAGGCGATATGTGGGAACCGCCTACGGGCGAATCGCACCTGGGCTGGGCGTGGTTTAGCGTGCTGTTTTCTGGGCAGGCGCATATAAATTTAAAAGACGAGATGAAAAAGAGCTACAAGCTGCTCTATGGTTACGATCTAAACGGCGATGAGATAGCTAAAATTTTACGCTTCGATCTAAACGGAGAGAGCAAATTTTACGAGCTTTTTAGATAA